GGCAAGTAATGCCATTTGCCAGTTTGGTTGGGCTATTGCACCGGATGGTACAAAAAACACTATGAAACGTCTCATGAAATTACCAAATATTGGACTTACTATCACCCCTGTAAGTGCTCCGACTGCACTGCCTAACGTACAGATCACCAACGTCTCAAGAGTGATCATCTTTATCAGATCATTTCTGCCGGCTCCCACACATTTAAGGTAAGCAATCTCTTTTTTACGTTCAAGCACCGACATCAACATGGTGTTGACAATGCCGAAAATTGCAATTGTAAAAGCCACGATAACCATGACAAACATAATAACCCTGGTGGCGCCGAAAAACTGCAGTATGCCGTCACTGAGCTCCTTTGAACCCACAACATAGTAATCTTCCGGAACCATGCTCTGGAGAACATTGCGCGTTTCGTCCATGTAGGATATGTCATTGAGTTTAATGCCGATTGCAGACAGTCTTCCCTCCCTGTTGACCAATCTTAACGCTGTCTCAAGGGGAAGGAAAAAAGCAGCATCATCCTGTGTAAGATTTCTTTCCAGAATTCCGCTGACCACAAACTCCGTATCCAGATCTTCAGAATACATTCTGTCACTAATTTCAAGCTGCTCAATGAGTGCCATTTCAGCACCAAGGATGACGGAATACTCCTCTTCAAACCATCCGCCTTTAATGATCTGCCAGTCCGGGCGCACATTCATTATGGCATCGGTGATTCCCATGAAGATATCGGTACGTGTACCGTCAAGAGTGGTGAAAGTGAAAATCTTGAATGGCAGGATCTCTTCGATATGAGGCAGATGATTTATTCTGTTTATAATATCTGCATCAACATAGGTCGGGCTTAATCCACCCTGTGCTATAACCGATGCCGCCTCAATGGGACAGCC
The nucleotide sequence above comes from Chitinispirillum alkaliphilum. Encoded proteins:
- a CDS encoding ABC transporter permease protein — translated: MNFFSLAINNIKRSPVRGILTALSVFVSAATLIVVLSLDKGYSAAVSKDLGENTGIHLYVTREGCPIEAASVIAQGGLSPTYVDADIINRINHLPHIEEILPFKIFTFTTLDGTRTDIFMGITDAIMNVRPDWQIIKGGWFEEEYSVILGAEMALIEQLEISDRMYSEDLDTEFVVSGILERNLTQDDAAFFLPLETALRLVNREGRLSAIGIKLNDISYMDETRNVLQSMVPEDYYVVGSKELSDGILQFFGATRVIMFVMVIVAFTIAIFGIVNTMLMSVLERKKEIAYLKCVGAGRNDLIKMITLETLVICTLGSAVGALTGVIVSPIFGNFMRRFIVFFVPSGAIAQPNWQMALLAFFTCLIVGMACAIYPALKAARIVPMEVLRNE